In Trifolium pratense cultivar HEN17-A07 linkage group LG7, ARS_RC_1.1, whole genome shotgun sequence, a genomic segment contains:
- the LOC123900121 gene encoding histone-lysine N-methyltransferase ATXR3-like, which translates to MGDGGVACMPLQYIMEKLSSSEKTHCGGSNGNGFNSKLLKFSDSERKNMKSRKSELGLDRVSKRSSGDFENGEMICGDKVLKEEVEEGELVTTTSKWPRSEIEVENGEFLPEMNLMPRRSEIENGDRWKSREFEKGEIHSWKWRRDDVERGEIVSEKGRRGENQYGPWRGMNHDVEKGEFVPDRWYKGEMGKNDYGSSSNRRHYSGKDKGWKFQRERTPPPSWRYTGEDSFRKKEFINRSGNQQAKNSPRWENAQQRNVRISSKIVDDEKNVYNNGKDHTRDYTSSGSRLKRLGNDFDSYERKHSADFTSLKSRRLSDDSYRCGYSENYSRRPEEQSYRNNNSTRLSAEKYSSRNHESSLSARPAYDRHERSPVHSEWSPRDRSRYYDHRDRTPVRRSPFGRERSPYSREKSPHGRERSPHVRERSPYTMSWDRSRQHDHKLKTPARTEQSPQDQRWRQHDHKLKSPARTEQSPQDQGWRQHDHKLRSPARTEQSPQDQGWRPHDHKLRSPVRTEKSPQDQGWRHDRRDLTPNLVEQSPLDRTRKDVHEETSCKTSSSETHNSPNSCKSDEDKHIQRESNCSVTESQGERNIQNINESIEKDISSSQPVDVEEQQSCSPTVNKKESPHCEPQPPPDELLSMEEDMDICDTPPHVPMVTDLSSGKWFYLDYEGIENGPAKLCDIKVLVDEGVLMSDHFIKHLDSDRWLTVENAASPLVAQSFPSIVSDTITQLVNPPEASGNLLADTADIQSGPENHPEMLAPTRPHIHPNESVLTSERLDNFYIDERVQNLLEGYDVIPGMELEAVKEALQMKFEYVKEEGLGDYEGFPWHVSCNREDCDSSTDLASRDSESQISISFDNKDNGLGIGIPNDWFSTRWSCKGGDWKRNDDAQDRSSRKKLVLNNGFPLCHMPKSRCEDPRWPEKDDLYFPSQNRRLDLPLWAVGVDEWVDCNAASRSVQSKPPFVKGVKGNVLSVVRINACVVNDQGLLLSDSRHQTRGKDRQHPRSTRPFTSTSDSRRSSTEEDSQSKSVSDQGSYQSTEFISVPKDHLCTIQELQLHLGDWYYIDGSGREKGPSSFSELQYLVDQGIIKRHSSVFRKCDKLWVPIASAAETSNVCHTSHQKSSSTLGACSDHLSKQTQGVFYDEFHTSSSLFNRIHPQFVGFTRGRLHELVMKSYKSRELAAAINEVLDPWINAKQPKKDIEKQIYWKSEGDTRAAKRARMLVDDSEEDSGLEDDVTIDKNEPTFEDLCGDATFPKEEVGIADSEVGSWGLLDGPVLARIFHFLRSDFKSLVFASMTCKHWSAAVRFYKEVSIQVNLSSLGHSCTDTVLWNIMNAYEKAKINSIILMGCNNITADMLEKLLLSFPGLCTIDIRGCSQFAELTPKFTNVKWINSRSSRKDRIAEEPHKIRSLKHITEQASSTSKSSNLGMDDFGQLKEYFESVEKRDSAKQLFRQNLYKRSKLYDARKSSSILSRDARTRRWAIKKSESGFKRMEEFLASRLKEIMKSNSCDFFVPKVAEIEAKMKSGYYSSHGLSSVKEDINRMCRDAMKLKNRSDASDMNQLVTLFLQLTTQLEASSKNVHGRDVLLKSWDNDLPPMLSSTSSKYKKSRLVNERKYRSNGKHNVLDHVEYTSDREIRRRLSKLNKKSMDSESETSDDLDRSFEDEKSDSDTTAESESDHEVRSQIMVREPRGDGCFSPEEELDFITDDREWGARMTKASLVPPVTRKYEVIDHYCIVADEEEVQRKMRVSLPDDYAEKLSAQKNGTEESDMELPEVKSFKPRKQLGDEVIEQEVYGIDPYTHNLLLDSMPEELDWSLQEKHLFIEDMLLRTLNTHVRSSTGTGNTPMSYPLQPVIDDIKRRAEEGCDTRMIRMCQGILKAIDSRPDDKYVAYRKGLGVVCNKEEGFSQDDFVVEFLGEVYPVWKWFEKQDGIRSLQKDSTDPAPEFYNIYLERPKGDADGYDLVVVDAMHKANYASRICHSCRPNCEAKVTAVDGQYQIGIYSVRKIQHGEEITFDYNSVTESKEEYEASVCLCGSQVCRGSYLNLTGEGAFQKVLKDSHGILDRHYLMLEACESNSVSEEDYNDLGRAGLGSCLLGGLPDWLVAYAARLVRFINFERTKLPEEILKHNLDEKRKYFSDVCLDVERSDAEVQAEGVYNQRLQNLAVTLDKVRYVMRCIFGDPRKAPPPLEKLSPEEVVSSLWKGEGSFVEELLQCIAAHVEEGILNDLKSKIHAHDPSSSADIQKELRKSLLWLRDEIRSLSCTYKCRHDAAADLLHIYAYTKYFFRIQEYQTITSPPVHISPLDLGPKYTNKLGAEIQEYRKVYGENYCLGQLIFWHNQSNTYPDQSLLRASRGCLSLPDISSFYAKAQNPSQNRVYGPRTVRSMLARMEKQPQRSWPKDQIWSFRSSPKFFGSPMLDAVINNSTLDREMIHWLKHRPEAMWDR; encoded by the exons ATGGGCGATGGAGGTGTCGCATGCATGCCTTTGCAGTATATTATGGAGAAGTTATCGAGTTCAGAGAAAACGCATTGCGGAGGCAGTAATGGGAATGGCTTCAACTCCAAGTTGCTTAAGTTTTCTGATAGTGAAAGGAAGAATATGAAGTCGAGGAAGAGTGAATTAGGGTTGGATAGAGTGAGTAAAAGGAGTAGTGGTGATTTTGAGAATGGTGAAATGATATGTGGTGATAAGGTGTTGAAGGAAGAAGTGGAAGAAGGTGAGTTGGTTACTACTACTTCCAAGTGGCCTAGAAGTGAAATTGAAGTTGAAAATGGAGAGTTTTTGCCGGAGATGAATTTGATGCCGAGACGAAGTGAGATTGAGAACGGGGATAGATGGAAATCAAGGGAGTTTGAGAAGGGAGAGATTCATTCTTGGAAGTGGAGAAGAGATGATGTGGAAAGAGGGGAGATAGTTTCTGAGAAGGGTAGGAGAGGAGAAAATCAATATGGACCATGGAGAGGTATGAATCATGATGTTGAGAAGGGAGAATTTGTTCCGGATAGATGGTATAAGGGTGAAATGGGGAAGAATGATTATGGTAGCAGCAGTAACCGAAGACATTATTCAGGTAAGGACAAAGGGTGGAAATTTCAACGCGAACGTACTCCACCACCTTCTTGGAGATATACAGGTGAAGATTCTTTTAGGAAGAAAGAGTTCATTAATAGAAGCGGGAATCAGCAAGCGAAAAATTCTCCCAGGTGGGAGAATGCACAGCAGAGGAATGTAAGGATCAGTTCAAAGATTGTAGATGACGAGAAAAATGTTTATAACAATGGTAAGGATCATACACGAGATTACACTTCTTCTGGAAGTCGCTTGAAGAGGCTCGGTAATGATTTTGACAGCTATGAGCGGAAGCATTCTGCAGATTTTACAAGTTTAAAAAGTCGAAGGCTTTCTGATGATAGCTATCGCTGTGGTTATTCAGAGAACTATTCTCGTCGCCCTGAGGAACAGTCTTATAGAAATAATAATTCTACTAGACTATCTGCTGAAAAGTATTCTTCTAGAAATCATGAATCTTCTTTGTCTGCAAGACCAGCTTATGACAGGCATGAACGCAGTCCTGTTCATTCTGAGTGGTCCCCACGTGACCGAAGCAGGTATTATGATCATAGAGACCGCACTCCAGTTCGCCGATCACCCTTTGGTCGTGAGAGATCTCCATATAGCCGGGAGAAATCCCCCCATGGTCGGGAGAGATCTCCCCATGTTCGGGAGAGGTCCCCATATACGATGAGCTGGGACAGAAGTCGACAGCATGACCATAAGTTGAAAACTCCAGCACGCACCGAGCAGTCACCCCAAGATCAACGTTGGCGACAGCATGATCATAAGTTGAAAAGTCCAGCACGCACCGAGCAGTCACCCCAAGATCAAGGATGGCGACAGCATGATCATAAGTTGAGAAGTCCAGCACGCACTGAGCAGTCACCCCAAGATCAAGGTTGGCGACCGCATGATCATAAGTTGAGAAGTCCAGTACGCACCGAGAAGTCGCCACAAGATCAAGGTTGGCGTCATGATCGCAGGGATTtgactccaaatttagtggaacAATCCCCCCTTGATCGAACTAGGAAAGATGTTCATGAAGAAACAAGTTGCAAAACCTCATCAAGTGAAACGCATAACTCCCCAAATAGTTGTAAGAGTGATGAAGATAAGCACATTCAAAGGGAGTCAAATTGTTCAGTTACAGAATCTCAAGGTGAAAGAAACATCCAAAACATCAATGAGTCAATTGAGAAAGATATTAGTAGTAGTCAACCTGTTGACGTTGAGGAACAGCAGTCCTGTAGCCCAACTGTTAACAAGAAAGAATCTCCTCACTGTGAGCCACAACCACCTCCTGATGAGCTGCTTTCAATGGAAGAAGATATGGACATTTGTGATACCCCTCCTCATGTCCCTATGGTGACAGATTTGTCATCAGGGAAATGGTTTTACCTTGACTATGAAGGTATAGAAAATGGGCCTGCTAAATTGTGTGACATCAAGGTCCTTGTTGATGAAGGGGTACTAATGTCAGATCACTTTATCAAGCACTTGGATAGTGATAGATGGTTAACAGTTGAAAATGCAGCGTCACCATTGGTTGCTCAGAGTTTTCCTTCAATTGTGTCAGATACAATAACTCAGCTTGTAAATCCTCCGGAAGCTTCTGGTAATCTTTTGGCCGATACTGCAGATATTCAATCTGGTCCTGAGAATCATCCGGAAATGCTGGCCCCCACGCGGCCACACATACACCCTAATGAGAGTGTGCTTACGTCTGAACGTTTGGACAACTTCTACATTGATGAAAGAGTTCAAAATCTGTTGGAGGGTTATGATGTCATTCCTGGGATGGAACTTGAGGCAGTAAAAG AAGCTTTGCAAATGAAATTTGAATATGTGAAAGAGGAAGGATTAGGAGACTATGAAG GTTTTCCTTGGCATGTTTCCTGCAATAGGGAAGATTGTGATTCAAGTACTGATTTAGCATCAAGAGATTCTGAATCTCAGATAAGTATATCTTTTGACAACAAGGATAATGGACTTGGCATTGGCATTCCTAATGATTGGTTTTCCACTCGTTGGTCATGCAAAGGTGGCGACTGGAAGAGGAATGATGATGCCCAAGATAGATCTTCTAGGAAAAAACTTGTTCTAAATAATGGTTTTCCATTGTGCCATATGCCAAAGTCTAGATGTGAAGATCCTCGATGGCCTGAAAAAGATGACTTGTATTTTCCTTCTCAAAACAGGAGGCTTGATCTCCCTTTGTGGGCTGTTGGTGTTGATGAGTGGGTTGATTGCAATGCTGCAAGTAGGTCAGTACAAAGTAAGCCTCCTTTTGTCAAAGGAGTGAAAGGTAATGTTCTTTCGGTGGTAAGAATAAATGCATGCGTTGTCAATGACCAGGGATTGTTGCTCTCTGACTCACGCCACCAGACCCGAGGCAAGGATAGACAGCATCCAAGGTCAACTCGGCCATTCACTTCAACCAGCGATAGTAGGAGATCATCAACTGAAGAAGATTCTCAGTCAAAATCAGTTAGTGATCAGGGTTCTTACCAAAGCACGGAGTTCATTAGTGTCCCTAAAGACCATCTCTGTACTATCCAGGAGTTGCAGCTACATTTGGGTGACTGGTATTACATTGATGGTTCTGGGCGTGAGAAAGGGCCTTCATCATTTTCAGAGCTACAATATTTAGTAGATCAAGGAATTATAAAAAGGCATAGCAGTGTTTTTAGGAAATGTGATAAACTCTGGGTTCCTATTGCTTCTGCCGCAGAAACTTCAAATGTCTGCCACACGAGCCACCAAAAAAGCAGTTCAACGTTGGGTGCATGCTCTGATCATCTGTCAAAGCAAACTCAAGGTGTTTTCTATGATGAGTTTCACACAAGTTCAAGTTTGTTTAACAGAATTCACCCTCAATTTGTTGGTTTTACTCGTGGGAGGCTGCATGAACTGGTTATGAAATCATACAAGAGCCGGGAGTTGGCCGCTGCTATAAATGAGGTTTTAGATCCTTGGATCAATGCAAAACAACCGAAGAAAGATATTGAGAAACAGATATATTGGAAATCAG AAGGCGACACACGAGCTGCCAAAAGAGCCCGGATGCTGGTTGATGATAGTGAAGAAGACAGTGGTTTGGAAGATGATGTTACCATTGACAAGAATGAACCCACTTTTGAGGATCTATGTGGTGATGCTACTTTTCCCAAAGAAGAAGTTGGTATCGCTGATTCTGAAGTTGGAAGCTGGGGCTTATTGGATGGTCCAGTTTTGGCACGGATTTTCCACTTTTTGAGATCTGACTTTAAGTCCCTTGTATTTGCATCAATGACCTGCAAGCATTGGAGTGCTGCTGTAAGGTTTTACAAGGAAGTTTCAATACAGGTCAATTTGTCATCCTTAGGGCATTCTTGCACTGATACTGTGTTGTGGAACATTATG AATGCTTATGAGAAAGCCAAGATCAATTCTATAATTCTAATGGGCTGTAACAATATTACGGCTGACATGCTTGAGAAACTTCTTCTTTCATTTCCCGGTTTATGTACCATAGACATCAGAGGATGCAGCCAGTTTGCTGAGCTAACTCCTAAGTTTACCAATGTGAAATGGATCAATAGCAGAAGTTCACGCAAGGATAGAATTGCAGAGGAGCCTCATAAAATTAGAAGCCTTAAACATATTACAGAGCAAGCTTCGTCTACTTCCAAATCCAGCAATTTAGGAATGGATGATTTTGGTCAGTTGAAGGAGTATTTTGAAAGTGTTGAAAAGAGAGACTCAGCAAAGCAATTATTTCGTCAAAACCTATACAAGCGGTCCAAACTTTATGATGCCAGAAAGTCCTCTTCCATTCTATCTAGGGATGCTCGTACAAGGCGTTGGGCAATTAAGAAGTCTGAAAGCGGTTTTAAGAGGATGGAAGAATTCCTTGCTTCAAGACTAAAGGAAATCATGAAGTCAAACTCCTGTGACTTCTTTGTGCCCAAG GTTGCAGAAATTGAGGCCAAAATGAAAAGTGGTTATTACAGTAGCCATGGATTGAGCTCTGTCAAAGAGGACATAAATAGAATGTGCCGTGATGCAATGAA ATTGAAAAATCGGAGTGATGCTAGTGACATGAATCAACTTGTCACATTATTTCTTCAGCTGACAACACAGTTGGAAGCAAGTTCTAAGAATGTGCACGGTAGAGACGTCCTACTGAAGTCATGGGACAATGACTTGCCACCAATGTTAAGCTCTACTTCCTCGAAGTATAAGAAAAGTAGATTAGTGAATGAAAGGAAGTACAGGAGTAATGGAAAACATAATGTTTTGGACCATGTAGAGTATACCTCTGATAGAGAAATTAGGAGGCGCTTATCAAAGTTGAATAAGAAATCCATGGACTCAGAGAGTGAAACATCTGATGATCTTGATAGGTCTTTTGAAGATGAAAAGAGTGACAGTGATACTACGGCTGAGTCTGAAAGTGACCATGAAGTACGTTCACAAATTATGGTTAGGGAGCCAAGAGGGGATGGATGCTTCTCACCAGAGGAAGAGTTGGATTTTATAACTGATGACCGGGAGTGGGGTGCTCGAATGACGAAAGCAAGCCTGGTTCCTCCAGTTACCAGGAAATATGAAGTCATTGATCATTATTGCATTGTAGCTGATGAGGAGGAGGTGCAGAGGAAGATGCGGGTTTCATTACCAGATGATTATGCAGAGAAGCTGAGTGCGCAAAAGAATGGCACAGAGGAGTCAGATATGGAACTTCCCGAAGTCAAAAGTTTCAAACCTAGGAAGCAGCTTGGAGACGAGGTTATTGAGCAAGAAGTTTATGGAATTGATCCTTACACACACAACCTTTTGCTTGATTCTATGCCAGAGGAGCTAGATTGGTCTCTGCAGGAGAAGCATTTGTTTATAGAAGACATGCTCCTTCGAACATTGAATACGCATGTTAGGAGCTCTACTGGAACTGGAAATACTCCAATGAGCTACCCTTTGCAGCCTGTTATTGATGATATTAAAAGACGTGCTGAAGAAGGTTGTGATACAAGAATGATTAGAATGTGTCAAGGTATTCTAAAGGCCATCGACAGTCGTCCAGATGACAAATATGTAGCTTATAGAAAG GGGCTTGGTGTTGTTTGCAACAAGGAAGAAGGCTTCTCTCAAGATGATTTTGTTGTGGAGTTTCTGGGAGAG GTTTATCCTGTGTGGAAGTGGTTTGAGAAACAAGATGGGATTCGATCTCTGCAGAAAGATAGTACAGATCCAGCACCAGAATTCTACAACATCTACCTTGAGAGACCAAAG GGCGATGCTGATGGGTACGACTTAGTTGTCGTTGATGCCATGCACAAGGCTAATTACGCCAGTCGAATATGTCATTCTTGCCGACCCAATTGTGAAGCCAA AGTCACTGCTGTTGATGGTCAGTATCAAATTGGTATTTATAGTGTTCGTAAAATTCAACATGGCGAGGAGATCACATTTGATTACAATTCTGTTACTGAG AGCAAGGAGGAGTATGAAGCATCAGTTTGTCTGTGTGGAAGCCAAGTATGCCGTGGGAGCTATCTGAATCTGACTGGTGAAGGGGCTTTTCAAAAG GTTCTGAAGGACTCGCATGGAATTCTTGATCGGCATTATTTGATGCTAGAAGCTTGTGAATCAAACTCTGTGTCTGAAGAGGACTATAATGACCTCGGAAGAGCTGGTTTAGGAAGTTGTTTGCTTGGGGGCTTGCCAGATTGGCTTGTTGCCTATGCAGCTCGCCTT GTGAGATTCATCAATTTTGAAAGAACTAAACTTCCCGAAGAAATTCTGAAGCATAATCTGGAcgaaaagagaaaatatttttcagaTGTATGTCTTGACGTTGAAAGAAGTGATGCTGAGGTTCAG GCGGAGGGAGTGTACAACCAAAGACTTCAGAATCTTGCTGTCACTCTGGATAAG GTAAGGTATGTTATGAGATGTATTTTTGGTGATCCGCGGAAAGCACCACCTCCTCTCGAGAAGCTCAGTCCTGAAGAAGTTGTTTCGTCTCTCTGGAAAGGAGAGGGCTCATTTGTTGAGGAACTTCTTCAGTGCATAGCTGCTCATGTAGAAGAAGGCATCTTGAATGATCTCAAATCCAAAATCCATGCTCATGATCCTTCAAGTTCGGCAGATATTCAGAAAGAGCTTCGGAAATCTCTATTATG GTTGAGGGATGAGATTCGAAGTCTTTCTTGTACATATAAATGTCGGCATGATGCTGCTGCTGACTTACTCCATATTTATGCTTATACCAAGTACTTCTTTAGAATACAG GAATATCAAACCATTACTTCACCGCCTGTCCATATTAGTCCACTTGACTTAGGCCCCAAGTATACTAACAAGTTGGGAGCAGAGATTCAGGAGTACCGAAAGGTATATGGTGAAAACTATTGTTTAGGGCAGCTGATTTTTTGGCATAATCAGAGTAATACATATCCAGATCAGAGCTTGCTTAGAGCAAGCAGGGGGTGTTTGTCTTTACCAGACATCAGTTCCTTTTATGCCAAGGCTCAGAACCCATCACAGAATCGTGTTTATGGTCCAAGGACTGTCAGATCTATGTTGGCAAGAATG GAGAAGCAGCCCCAGAGATCTTGGCCCAAAGATCAGATATGGTCGTTTAGAAGTTCTCCGAAATTCTTTGGCAGCCCAATGTTAGATGCTGTAATAAATAACTCTACACTGGACAGAGAGATGATTCATTGGCTGAAGCATAGACCTGAAGCCATGTGGGACCGTTAA
- the LOC123898089 gene encoding scarecrow-like protein 32, producing MHVHMKAELKAASISFQNQTLFNTHQTTPPLPEPEALKGCLGSLDGACIEKLLLHCASALESNDITLAQQVMWVLNNVASPLGDTNQRLTSWFLRALISRASRICPVSMNFKGSNIIQRRLMSVTELAGYVDLIPWHRFGFCASNNEIFKAIKGFKRVHILDFSITPCMQWPTFIDSLAKLQEGPPSLRITVPFFRPMVPPLVNISIHEVGQRLGNFAKFKDVPFEFNVIGDNVSLTSEELSNIESTNFHFESMLNLLNPNMLSLREDEALVINCQNWLRYLSDDRKSQNISIRDAFINLVKGLNPQIVLLVDEDCDLSSSSLTSRITASFNHLWIPFDALDTFLPKDSCQRTEFESDIGQKIENIISYEGNQRIERLESALQMSQRMKNAGYFSVPFCDETILEVKGLLDEHASGWGMKKDESMLVLTWKGNSCVYATAWVPNEIRDHIGLNAHV from the coding sequence ATGCACGTCCACATGAAAGCTGAGTTAAAAGCAGCATCAATTTCCTTCCAAAACCAAACACTCTTCAACACACACCAAACCACTCCTCCTCTACCTGAACCAGAAGCACTTAAAGGTTGTCTAGGAAGCTTAGATGGAGCATGTATTGAAAAGCTTTTACTTCATTGTGCAAGTGCTTTAGAAAGCAATGACATAACCTTAGCTCAACAAGTTATGTGGGTCTTAAACAACGTTGCTTCACCCTTAGGTGACACAAATCAAAGACTTACTTCATGGTTCCTTAGAGCATTAATCTCTAGAGCTTCAAGAATTTGTCCTGTTTCAATGAATTTCAAAGGAAGTAACATAATTCAAAGAAGATTGATGTCGGTTACCGAACTCGCCGGGTATGTTGATTTAATTCCTTGGCATAGGTTTGGATTTTGTGCTTCAAATAATGAAATTTTCAAAGCAATTAAAGGATTTAAAAGGGtacatattttagattttagcATAACACCTTGTATGCAATGGCCTACTTTTATAGATTCTTTGGCTAAATTACAAGAAGGTCCTCCTTCACTTAGAATCACAGTTCCATTTTTTAGGCCAATGGTTCCTCCTTTGGTCAATATCTCAATACATGAAGTTGGTCAACGTTTAGGTAATTTTGCAAAGTTTAAGGATGTCCCTTTTGAATTTAATGTTATTGGAGATAATGTTTCATTGACTTCTGAAGAATTGAGCAATATTGAAtcaacaaattttcattttgaatcAATGTTGAATCTCTTGAATCCTAACATGTTAAGTCTTAGGGAAGATGAAGCTTTGGTTATAAATTGTCAAAATTGGCTACGATATTTGTCCGATGATCGAAAAAGTCAAAATATTTCGATTCGAGATGCTTTTATAAATTTAGTTAAAGGACTTAACCCTCAAATTGTGCTATTGGTTGATGAGGATTGTGATCTTAGTTCATCAAGTTTAACATCAAGAATTACAGCTTCTTTTAACCATTTATGGATACCCTTTGATGCATTAGACACTTTTTTACCAAAAGATAGTTGTCAAAGGACAGAGTTTGAATCTGACATAGGACAAAAAATTGAGAACATTATAAGCTATGAAGGGAATCAAAGAATTGAGAGATTGGAATCAGCGTTGCAAATGTCACAAAGAATGAAAAATGCTGGTTACTTTAGTGTTCCATTTTGTGATGAAACTATTTTGGAAGTTAAGGGTTTGCTTGATGAACATGCTAGTGGATGGGgaatgaaaaaggatgaaaGCATGTTGGTTCTTACATGGAAAGGAAATAGTTGTGTGTACGCGACCGCTTGGGTCCCTAACGAAATTAGGGATCATATCGGTTTGAATGCACATGTGTAG